The candidate division KSB1 bacterium genome includes a window with the following:
- a CDS encoding 4Fe-4S dicluster domain-containing protein, with the protein MVETQAVLTKAKVVFREDECKGCGLCIAACPVKVLYAQAKLNRMGYHPAGYKGEGCTGCGICFYACPEPGAITVYKKGYVGEEGEVNG; encoded by the coding sequence ATGGTGGAAACCCAGGCCGTGTTAACAAAAGCGAAGGTCGTATTTCGTGAGGATGAATGCAAGGGGTGCGGGTTATGCATTGCCGCATGTCCAGTGAAAGTGCTCTATGCGCAGGCAAAATTGAACCGCATGGGGTATCATCCCGCCGGGTACAAAGGGGAGGGGTGCACTGGATGCGGTATCTGCTTTTATGCTTGTCCTGAACCGGGTGCCATCACGGTGTACAAGAAGGGATACGTGGGGGAGGAGGGGGAAGTCAATGGCTAA
- a CDS encoding MBL fold metallo-hydrolase encodes MILQAYVLSPFATNCYLVGCEETHTGAIIDPGDEPELLVAELQRLGLRLRAILLTHGHIDHVSAVPAIARKTGASVYAHRGEAKVLDTLSLQARLFGLPEPEAVVVNTWLADGDELEVGSLLFRVVHTPGHTPGSICFLHDHVLFSGDTLFRESVGRTDLPGGSYRDLSRSIKNKLLVLPDEFRVLPGHGEATTIGDERRLNPYL; translated from the coding sequence GTGATCCTCCAGGCGTACGTGCTCAGCCCCTTTGCTACCAATTGCTATCTGGTCGGGTGCGAGGAAACCCACACGGGAGCCATCATTGACCCGGGGGACGAACCCGAGCTTCTGGTGGCCGAGTTGCAACGTCTTGGCCTCCGTCTCAGAGCGATTCTCCTCACGCACGGCCACATCGATCACGTTTCTGCCGTCCCGGCGATTGCAAGAAAGACTGGGGCCTCAGTCTACGCCCATCGGGGGGAAGCAAAGGTGTTGGACACCCTGTCGCTGCAAGCGCGGCTGTTTGGCCTTCCTGAACCGGAAGCGGTGGTGGTGAACACTTGGTTGGCAGACGGTGACGAGCTGGAAGTGGGGAGTCTGCTCTTCCGTGTGGTGCACACACCAGGGCATACCCCGGGAAGCATCTGCTTTCTCCACGACCACGTGCTCTTTTCTGGCGACACCCTCTTCCGCGAATCAGTTGGACGCACCGATCTCCCTGGCGGTTCATATCGCGACTTGAGCCGCTCAATCAAGAACAAGCTGCTTGTTTTGCCTGATGAATTCCGTGTGCTCCCTGGTCATGGCGAGGCCACCACGATCGGCGACGAACGCCGGCTTAACCCATACCTGTAG
- a CDS encoding ROK family protein: MALAIGVDLGGTKIGAAVIDEKGRMVGELLQRPTGAERAAEAIVADIARVAEGAALAAGVRLAEVEGVGVGAPGPLDLVTGTVLTPPNLRSLHHFPLAAALQERVQKPVRLNNDGNCFALGEALYGAGRGCGIVCGVTLGTGFGGGIVIEGALLNGATGTAAELWMCPFKDGRFEDYGSSRGLAAAYARLTGARVPPSEVFLRAKQGETQALQAWQDYGADLGVMLSYVVNTLDPDVVVVGGSVSEGWEFFCRHLLDSLRQHVNPLPAQHVQVRKAALGNLAGVVGAAALVWQHKEEGG; encoded by the coding sequence ATGGCATTGGCGATCGGTGTTGACCTGGGCGGTACCAAGATCGGGGCGGCCGTGATAGACGAAAAGGGCCGGATGGTGGGCGAACTCCTGCAGAGGCCTACTGGTGCGGAGCGGGCCGCAGAGGCTATTGTCGCAGATATCGCCCGTGTGGCAGAAGGTGCAGCGCTCGCGGCAGGTGTGAGGCTCGCCGAGGTCGAAGGCGTGGGGGTAGGAGCACCAGGCCCCCTCGACCTGGTGACCGGGACCGTGCTTACCCCTCCCAATTTGCGCTCTCTCCACCATTTCCCCCTCGCCGCTGCTCTTCAAGAGCGCGTCCAGAAGCCAGTGCGGCTAAACAACGACGGCAATTGTTTCGCCTTGGGCGAGGCGCTGTATGGCGCAGGCCGGGGCTGCGGGATTGTCTGCGGTGTGACCCTGGGGACCGGATTCGGCGGGGGCATCGTTATCGAGGGGGCGCTGCTGAACGGGGCCACAGGAACTGCGGCCGAACTGTGGATGTGCCCTTTCAAGGACGGCCGCTTTGAAGACTATGGTTCTTCGCGAGGTCTGGCTGCTGCCTACGCCCGCCTCACCGGGGCTCGGGTACCCCCGAGCGAAGTCTTTCTCCGCGCTAAACAAGGCGAAACGCAAGCCCTCCAGGCATGGCAAGACTATGGTGCGGACTTGGGGGTGATGCTCTCCTACGTTGTGAATACTCTTGATCCAGACGTCGTGGTGGTGGGCGGCTCGGTGAGCGAAGGGTGGGAATTCTTCTGTCGCCATCTGCTCGACTCCCTGCGGCAGCACGTCAATCCCCTGCCCGCGCAACATGTGCAAGTTCGCAAGGCGGCTTTAGGGAACCTTGCCGGAGTGGTGGGGGCTGCGGCGCTCGTCTGGCAACACAAGGAGGAAGGAGGGTGA
- a CDS encoding Xaa-Pro peptidase family protein, with protein MSIVQEKIAQTIAILREQGVDVWLTFVRESGTMPDPCLELIVGTSCTWQSAFLISANGDTVAIVGSLDVANQKQHGYYREVIGYQESIRPQLVEVLERWAPRSIAVNFSESDNMADGLTHGMFLLLQKYLDGTPYGERLISSERIVAALRGRKSPSEQQAIRQAVELTLRMFEVLSPKLRIGLTEKEVAQLLLDEVAKHGVELAWDPEMCPAVFTGPESAGAHAGPTDRRIAPGHLLNIDFGIRYQGYCSDLQRTWYFLRPGEKEAPAEVRRGFAAVREAIDLASMALKPGVECWTVDDVARSHIVSCGFEEYPHALGHQIGRKAHDGAGILCPRWERYGNRPYERVEQGQVYTLEPRVTVPGHGIATIEEIVVVHEDGCEFLSVPQQELYLVGA; from the coding sequence ATGTCCATTGTCCAAGAAAAGATTGCCCAGACAATAGCAATCCTGCGTGAGCAGGGGGTGGATGTGTGGCTGACCTTTGTCCGGGAAAGCGGCACAATGCCGGACCCATGCCTGGAGCTCATAGTCGGCACAAGCTGTACCTGGCAGTCCGCCTTCCTCATTAGCGCCAATGGTGACACGGTGGCCATTGTGGGTAGCCTGGATGTGGCCAATCAGAAGCAGCACGGCTACTACCGCGAGGTGATCGGCTATCAAGAGTCTATCCGTCCCCAGTTAGTGGAAGTGCTCGAAAGGTGGGCGCCGCGGAGTATTGCAGTCAACTTCTCCGAATCGGACAACATGGCCGACGGCCTGACTCATGGCATGTTTCTCCTTTTGCAGAAATACTTGGATGGAACCCCCTACGGGGAGCGTCTCATCTCCTCCGAGCGCATCGTTGCCGCCCTGCGCGGGCGCAAGTCTCCCAGCGAGCAGCAGGCGATCCGCCAGGCGGTGGAGCTGACCCTGCGGATGTTCGAGGTGCTCAGCCCGAAGCTGCGCATCGGCCTCACCGAGAAGGAGGTGGCGCAGCTCCTTCTGGATGAAGTGGCAAAGCACGGCGTGGAACTAGCTTGGGACCCCGAGATGTGCCCGGCGGTGTTCACAGGCCCGGAATCAGCGGGTGCGCATGCGGGTCCCACCGACAGGCGCATCGCTCCCGGACACTTGCTCAATATCGACTTTGGCATCCGCTATCAGGGTTACTGCTCTGACTTGCAGCGCACGTGGTATTTTCTGCGTCCGGGCGAAAAGGAGGCGCCTGCAGAGGTGCGGCGAGGGTTCGCCGCGGTGCGCGAGGCCATCGATCTGGCGAGCATGGCCCTGAAGCCCGGTGTGGAGTGCTGGACCGTGGATGATGTGGCACGGAGCCACATTGTCTCCTGTGGCTTCGAAGAGTACCCGCACGCCTTGGGTCATCAAATTGGGCGCAAGGCTCATGACGGTGCTGGCATCCTCTGCCCGCGCTGGGAGCGTTATGGCAACCGGCCCTACGAGCGTGTGGAGCAAGGGCAAGTCTACACCCTCGAGCCGCGCGTCACCGTGCCCGGGCACGGCATAGCCACCATCGAGGAAATTGTGGTCGTCCATGAAGACGGTTGTGAGTTTCTTTCAGTGCCCCAACAGGAGCTGTACTTGGTGGGGGCATAG
- a CDS encoding ASKHA domain-containing protein, whose product MRHDLSAEVSYSDGAQRLTGHFPVGTSLLRALVELGVEIDALCGGAGTCGKCRVRVSGRISDPSEEERGLLDPDELRAGIRLACQAKVLGLCAVESPDSRVLTLPAILTEGRREQVAPAPNAREVELTLPSQSLERNPSDLEDLVAALAEAGQSRVTVPLGMLRLLPATLREAGPSLRAHIVGNELVHLYPSAVNRPLLGVAMDIGTTTVVGKLFDLRSGRVLAVSARLNAQRVFGEDVIARIQYASRSHAELRALQERVIGVINEIVAELCQGRAEPTDIVEMVCVGNTVMTHLALGVTPHWLAQYPYVPAFTSSVHCRAGDLGIAIDEHAHVYFFPGIGRFVGGDTVGVIIAAGLDADRRTRLAVDVGTNGEIVLGARGRLVACSTAAGPAFEGAHISHGMRAATGAIDRVDLVDGDIRCHVVGEAQPQGVCGSGLIDAVAVLLHAGLVEPSGRLLAPEECPASIAQALRSRLQNVNGERAFLLAEGVFITQRDLREVQLAKGAIAAGARILMRTLNVRTEDLEEILLAGAFGNFLRRDNAIRIGLLPAVEPHKVSFVGNAACAGAEMALLSTVQRERAEAAARQVEYVEISAIPDFQDIFAEEMMFPDGEAAAGGR is encoded by the coding sequence GTGCGGCACGATTTGTCTGCGGAGGTCTCTTACAGCGACGGAGCGCAAAGGCTCACCGGGCACTTTCCCGTGGGCACGAGCCTCTTGCGCGCGTTGGTCGAGCTGGGGGTGGAAATCGATGCCCTGTGTGGTGGTGCCGGCACCTGTGGCAAGTGCCGGGTGCGCGTGAGTGGCCGGATAAGTGACCCCAGTGAAGAGGAACGGGGGCTTCTCGATCCAGACGAACTTCGCGCGGGGATACGCTTAGCCTGCCAGGCGAAGGTGCTGGGGTTGTGCGCTGTGGAATCGCCAGACAGTCGCGTTCTCACCCTGCCGGCAATTCTCACCGAAGGGCGCCGAGAACAGGTGGCACCTGCCCCAAATGCCCGCGAAGTGGAATTGACCCTGCCGTCACAGAGCTTGGAGCGAAACCCCTCAGACCTTGAGGACCTGGTGGCGGCGCTGGCAGAGGCTGGCCAGTCTCGGGTGACCGTGCCCCTGGGCATGCTTCGCCTTCTCCCGGCAACCCTGCGGGAGGCCGGGCCTTCCCTTCGCGCCCACATCGTGGGCAACGAACTGGTGCACCTCTACCCCTCCGCAGTCAATCGGCCTCTGCTGGGCGTGGCGATGGACATTGGCACCACCACCGTGGTGGGCAAGCTCTTTGATCTGCGGAGCGGACGTGTGCTGGCGGTGAGTGCACGGCTCAATGCCCAGCGCGTCTTCGGCGAGGACGTGATTGCGCGCATCCAATATGCCAGTCGTTCGCATGCTGAGCTGCGGGCCCTGCAGGAGCGAGTGATTGGTGTGATTAACGAAATCGTCGCCGAGTTATGCCAGGGGCGTGCAGAACCAACCGACATTGTCGAAATGGTGTGTGTGGGCAACACGGTCATGACTCATCTGGCTCTGGGTGTCACGCCTCACTGGCTGGCGCAATACCCCTACGTGCCGGCGTTCACCAGCTCAGTCCATTGCCGGGCTGGGGACCTGGGCATTGCCATTGATGAACACGCGCATGTGTACTTCTTTCCTGGCATCGGCCGATTCGTGGGCGGCGACACTGTCGGGGTCATCATTGCCGCGGGGCTGGACGCCGATCGGCGCACTAGGCTTGCCGTCGACGTGGGCACCAACGGTGAGATCGTCCTGGGCGCGCGCGGGAGGTTGGTGGCCTGCTCCACTGCTGCCGGCCCGGCATTCGAAGGCGCGCACATTAGTCACGGCATGCGTGCGGCAACCGGGGCCATCGATCGCGTGGACCTGGTGGACGGCGACATTCGCTGCCACGTGGTGGGAGAGGCTCAGCCGCAAGGCGTGTGCGGCTCAGGATTGATCGACGCGGTGGCCGTGCTCCTTCACGCAGGACTGGTAGAGCCCAGCGGTCGCCTGCTGGCACCTGAAGAATGCCCGGCCTCGATCGCCCAGGCGTTGCGGTCCCGACTACAAAACGTAAACGGCGAGCGCGCCTTCCTATTGGCTGAAGGCGTGTTCATCACCCAGCGCGACCTCCGGGAGGTGCAGCTGGCCAAAGGAGCCATTGCGGCCGGCGCGCGCATTCTTATGCGCACGTTGAATGTGCGCACGGAAGATCTGGAGGAGATTCTCCTCGCCGGCGCGTTCGGCAACTTCCTGCGCCGTGACAATGCAATCCGCATCGGGCTCTTGCCGGCCGTTGAGCCGCATAAGGTCAGCTTTGTGGGCAATGCTGCTTGCGCTGGTGCGGAGATGGCCCTCCTTTCCACGGTGCAAAGGGAGCGCGCAGAGGCAGCGGCGCGCCAGGTCGAGTACGTGGAAATCTCGGCGATACCCGACTTTCAGGACATCTTTGCCGAAGAGATGATGTTTCCCGATGGAGAAGCGGCGGCAGGCGGGCGCTGA
- a CDS encoding PHP domain-containing protein — MQLLPLSGNVKADLHLHSTYSDGLYSPPELVRLAAAAGLKAISITDHDAVEGCEEARQEGKELNVEVIPGVELSSTERGVDVHVLGYMVDPTHPELNEYLRLFREERIRRVHKMVELLQSMGCPVSYESVMRLSPRGSVGRPHVAQAMVQSGFVNSAGEAFALYLGDDCPAFVPKYRISAGEALRLISAAGGVSFLAHPGSGMPESFILSLVKQGLQGIETVHPRHAPGEVYRYRSFVARHGLLETGGSDFHGGAHEAPLGTYVVPYTAVGKMYAASANHARVGNGARPLT, encoded by the coding sequence ATGCAGCTATTGCCTTTGAGCGGAAATGTGAAGGCAGACCTCCACTTGCACTCCACGTACTCGGATGGCCTGTATAGCCCTCCGGAGCTGGTAAGGCTGGCAGCTGCGGCGGGGTTGAAGGCCATTAGCATAACGGATCACGACGCGGTGGAAGGTTGTGAGGAGGCTCGGCAGGAAGGGAAAGAGCTTAATGTGGAGGTCATCCCTGGGGTTGAACTCAGTAGCACAGAGCGCGGCGTGGATGTCCATGTCCTTGGCTATATGGTTGACCCTACGCACCCTGAACTCAACGAGTATCTGCGCCTTTTCCGGGAGGAGCGCATTAGGCGCGTGCACAAGATGGTGGAATTGCTGCAAAGCATGGGGTGCCCGGTTTCCTACGAGAGTGTGATGCGACTCAGTCCGCGCGGCAGTGTGGGAAGACCCCATGTGGCACAGGCCATGGTCCAATCGGGGTTTGTCAATTCGGCGGGCGAAGCGTTTGCGCTTTACTTGGGTGACGATTGCCCGGCCTTCGTGCCCAAGTACAGGATCTCCGCGGGAGAAGCCCTCCGGCTCATCAGCGCTGCCGGAGGGGTGAGTTTTTTGGCCCACCCGGGGAGTGGCATGCCGGAGAGTTTCATCCTCAGTTTGGTGAAGCAGGGATTGCAGGGCATTGAGACTGTCCATCCGCGCCACGCTCCCGGTGAGGTATACCGCTACCGTTCCTTCGTGGCCAGGCACGGACTGTTGGAGACCGGGGGGTCGGATTTTCATGGTGGTGCGCATGAGGCTCCCCTTGGTACCTACGTGGTCCCTTACACTGCAGTGGGCAAGATGTACGCAGCAAGCGCAAACCACGCGCGAGTTGGTAACGGTGCAAGGCCACTAACGTAG
- the nadA gene encoding quinolinate synthase NadA, producing MDIMPQRYEELDSEQLVGRIKELKGRLGQDLLLLAHYYQRDEIVALADFVGDSYALAKRAAEHHTARFIVFCGVHFMAESARILCTPVQRVFLPDHLAGCPLAAMAELEDVQEAWQLIGQHCDLRHVVPVTYINSKAELKAFCGRNGGVVCTSTNAAAAMDWALARGQKVFFFPDQHLGRNVALAKGIRPDQIVLWDPADEQGGLHRQDIERAVIVLWNGHCHVHTWFTVQQVEAARRKYPGCRVVVHPECVHEVVAAADAVGSTSYIVKYVAGAAPGTTIVVGTEIHLVQRLAAQYTDRTVVPLGHSLCPNMYRINLRNLCWTLEELGSVNEITVVEPIRSEALIALERMLELR from the coding sequence ATGGACATTATGCCACAGCGCTACGAGGAGTTAGATAGCGAACAGCTGGTGGGGCGCATCAAAGAGTTGAAGGGGCGCCTTGGGCAAGACCTGTTGCTCCTCGCCCACTACTACCAGCGCGACGAGATCGTTGCCCTGGCCGACTTTGTGGGGGATTCATATGCATTGGCCAAGAGGGCGGCGGAGCACCATACCGCCCGCTTTATCGTGTTTTGCGGCGTGCATTTCATGGCCGAGAGCGCGCGTATCCTCTGCACCCCCGTGCAACGGGTATTCCTGCCTGACCATCTGGCCGGGTGCCCGCTGGCGGCCATGGCCGAACTGGAGGATGTCCAGGAGGCTTGGCAACTGATCGGTCAGCATTGCGACCTGCGGCACGTGGTGCCGGTAACCTACATCAATTCAAAGGCCGAGCTGAAGGCCTTCTGTGGCCGCAATGGCGGCGTGGTCTGCACCTCCACGAATGCTGCCGCCGCTATGGATTGGGCATTAGCGCGTGGGCAAAAGGTTTTCTTCTTCCCAGACCAGCACTTGGGCAGGAATGTGGCACTGGCTAAGGGCATTCGTCCCGACCAGATAGTGCTGTGGGACCCTGCGGATGAGCAAGGCGGGCTGCACCGCCAGGATATCGAAAGGGCGGTAATCGTGCTGTGGAACGGACACTGCCATGTCCATACGTGGTTCACCGTTCAGCAGGTGGAGGCGGCAAGACGAAAGTACCCTGGCTGCCGTGTCGTGGTTCATCCCGAATGCGTGCATGAGGTGGTCGCCGCGGCTGATGCCGTGGGGTCCACTTCGTACATCGTCAAATACGTGGCCGGGGCGGCACCAGGGACCACAATCGTCGTCGGCACGGAGATCCACCTGGTACAGCGTCTTGCTGCCCAATACACCGACCGCACGGTAGTCCCGCTGGGTCATTCGCTCTGTCCCAACATGTACCGGATCAACTTGCGCAATCTGTGCTGGACGCTGGAGGAGCTGGGTTCGGTGAACGAGATCACGGTGGTCGAACCCATACGTTCCGAGGCCCTGATTGCCTTAGAGCGCATGCTCGAACTGCGGTGA
- the tatC gene encoding twin-arginine translocase subunit TatC, whose product MVKGKKTRDEKRMPFLDHLEELRWRLIKSLVAIAVGCVICYGVSGQLMAYLTKPFPKQLVFLSPAEGFMVRLKVSLFGGLVLALPVVFYQLWQFVAPGLVEKERRYVPSVVLISTFSFVLGAAFAYLVIVPLAIQFFLGFESANLVATIRVNEYLAFVTNMMLASGVVFEMPLLSFFLGRLGLLTPRFLRSKRPYAVVAILTIAAILTPPDVLSQILLAAPMMLLYEVSILTAGLAARRGKRRRKSSD is encoded by the coding sequence GTGGTAAAAGGCAAGAAGACAAGAGACGAAAAGAGGATGCCGTTCCTCGACCACCTGGAGGAGCTGCGCTGGCGGCTCATAAAGAGCTTGGTCGCAATTGCCGTTGGTTGTGTGATTTGCTACGGGGTGTCTGGCCAACTGATGGCATATCTGACGAAGCCGTTTCCGAAGCAGCTGGTGTTTCTTTCCCCAGCTGAGGGGTTCATGGTGAGGCTCAAGGTCTCGTTGTTCGGAGGTCTTGTGCTTGCCCTGCCAGTGGTGTTCTACCAGCTGTGGCAGTTCGTGGCACCGGGACTGGTGGAGAAGGAGCGGCGCTATGTGCCATCGGTAGTGCTTATCTCCACCTTCTCTTTTGTACTCGGCGCTGCCTTTGCGTACCTGGTTATCGTGCCTCTGGCCATTCAGTTCTTCCTCGGTTTTGAGAGCGCAAATCTTGTGGCCACTATCCGGGTGAACGAATATCTGGCCTTCGTGACCAACATGATGTTAGCGTCCGGGGTGGTTTTTGAGATGCCGCTACTCAGTTTCTTTCTGGGTCGCCTCGGGTTGCTCACACCCAGGTTCCTGCGCTCCAAGAGGCCTTACGCCGTGGTGGCCATTTTGACCATTGCGGCCATCCTCACCCCGCCGGACGTGCTGAGTCAGATTCTCTTGGCCGCGCCGATGATGCTTCTTTACGAGGTGAGCATCTTGACGGCGGGCTTGGCTGCACGCAGGGGAAAGCGTAGGCGCAAGTCTTCAGACTAG
- the rsxA gene encoding electron transport complex subunit RsxA has translation MDVRSLLIIAVGAIFINNFVLMRFLGICPYIGVSKSLDSAVGMGAAVIFVMTLASVVTFLVEKYLLVPESSVFKLILAGHQAPDLRFLRTIAYILTIASLVQFVEMVIQKSSPALYKSLGIYLPLITTNCAVLGVALLNQGENFNFIQSAVNGFSAGVGFTLALVLMSSIREKLELADVPAALRGVPIAFIMAGLMSIAFLGFSGLTLK, from the coding sequence ATGGATGTCCGCAGCCTGTTAATCATTGCCGTCGGAGCGATCTTTATCAACAACTTTGTGCTCATGCGCTTTTTGGGCATCTGTCCCTACATCGGCGTGTCCAAGTCTTTGGACTCGGCGGTGGGCATGGGTGCGGCGGTGATCTTTGTGATGACGTTGGCCTCGGTGGTCACCTTTTTGGTGGAGAAGTACCTGTTGGTTCCTGAGTCCAGCGTGTTCAAGCTGATTTTGGCCGGGCACCAGGCGCCCGATCTGCGTTTCTTGCGCACCATTGCCTACATTCTCACCATCGCCAGCCTTGTGCAGTTCGTGGAGATGGTCATCCAGAAGAGCAGTCCTGCTCTGTACAAGTCGCTGGGCATCTACTTGCCGCTCATCACCACAAACTGCGCGGTCTTGGGCGTGGCCTTGTTGAACCAGGGGGAAAACTTTAATTTCATCCAGAGCGCGGTAAACGGCTTTTCGGCCGGGGTGGGCTTTACCCTTGCGCTGGTGCTAATGTCCAGTATCCGGGAGAAGTTGGAACTGGCGGATGTGCCCGCGGCACTGCGGGGCGTGCCTATTGCCTTTATCATGGCCGGCCTCATGTCGATCGCCTTCCTCGGTTTCTCCGGCCTGACCCTGAAATGA
- a CDS encoding electron transport complex subunit E, which yields MSARRELVKGVYEQNPVFRQVLGLCPTLAVSTSIENAIGMGAAATFVLCCSNVIVSLIRKGVPAKIRIPIYIVVIATFVTIVDMVMAAFAPVLYKALGIFVPLIVVNCIILGRAEAFAGKNSVGLSLLDGIGMGAGFTFALLVLAVIRELLGAGKIMGHPVFGERFEPVLLMILAPGGFLTVGFLLGLFNWLDRRRARS from the coding sequence ATGTCAGCACGACGCGAGTTGGTGAAAGGGGTCTACGAGCAGAACCCGGTATTCAGACAGGTGCTGGGGCTGTGTCCCACACTGGCGGTGTCGACTTCTATTGAAAATGCAATAGGCATGGGGGCAGCGGCCACCTTTGTTCTTTGCTGCTCGAATGTGATTGTTTCGCTTATCCGCAAAGGTGTGCCAGCCAAGATCCGCATCCCCATCTACATCGTGGTCATTGCCACATTCGTGACCATCGTGGATATGGTCATGGCCGCCTTTGCGCCGGTGCTTTACAAGGCACTCGGCATTTTCGTCCCGTTGATCGTTGTCAACTGCATCATCCTAGGGCGGGCTGAGGCGTTTGCGGGGAAGAACAGCGTCGGCCTGTCTCTGCTGGATGGTATCGGCATGGGCGCGGGGTTCACCTTCGCCCTGTTGGTGTTGGCTGTGATCCGCGAGCTCCTGGGGGCGGGGAAGATAATGGGTCATCCGGTCTTTGGCGAGAGGTTCGAGCCGGTACTTCTGATGATCTTGGCGCCGGGTGGTTTCCTCACCGTGGGTTTCCTGCTGGGGCTGTTTAACTGGTTGGACCGTAGACGCGCCAGGTCCTGA
- a CDS encoding RnfABCDGE type electron transport complex subunit G, producing the protein MKEIAKFSGILLLVTVVAAGSLSAVNSITKPRIERQRQLKTLEALAWVLPGVSAEQVEAVTRDGRVLYYVGFQGAGKEHVLGYAVPGKSKGYAGDVETLVGVDTAFTIKGIRVLAQRETPGLGTKIMETRAGEEVPYFQAQFVGRTAEQCKVDKDGGPIVSIIGATISSRAVAAGVAAAIDSLRVWLRASVSLPEQGQGASPEYSTQVRQ; encoded by the coding sequence GTGAAGGAGATTGCGAAGTTCAGCGGCATCTTGCTGCTGGTGACTGTGGTTGCTGCAGGGTCCCTGTCGGCAGTGAATAGCATAACCAAGCCGCGCATCGAGCGACAGCGGCAGCTAAAAACTCTGGAGGCACTGGCGTGGGTGCTTCCGGGCGTGTCTGCAGAGCAAGTAGAAGCCGTGACGCGTGACGGTCGCGTGCTCTACTATGTAGGCTTCCAAGGGGCTGGCAAGGAACACGTGCTGGGCTACGCGGTGCCCGGAAAGAGCAAAGGGTACGCTGGCGATGTGGAGACACTGGTGGGGGTAGATACGGCGTTCACTATCAAGGGCATCAGGGTCTTGGCTCAGCGCGAAACACCTGGTCTTGGAACAAAGATCATGGAGACACGTGCGGGAGAAGAGGTTCCTTACTTCCAGGCCCAGTTTGTTGGACGCACGGCTGAGCAGTGCAAGGTGGACAAAGACGGCGGTCCGATTGTCAGCATCATCGGCGCTACTATCTCCTCGCGGGCTGTAGCCGCCGGGGTAGCAGCTGCGATCGATTCCCTGCGGGTCTGGCTGCGCGCGAGCGTGTCTTTGCCCGAACAGGGCCAGGGGGCTTCCCCGGAGTACTCCACGCAGGTGAGGCAGTAG
- a CDS encoding RnfABCDGE type electron transport complex subunit D — translation MEQERYLSASPHVSDGESIPKIMYGVVLALLPAAVGAVYFFGLKALWIILIASAAAIGSEAAVQAALHKRITIADGSALVTGILVAFNVPASVPLWMPALGAIFGIVVGKHAFGGLGYNPMNPALLGRAFLLASWPTHMTVFTAAPRGGSLSGIEPATISALGLDAVTQATPLKLLKGAREVLANSAVADPAKYADYAKAVNALYDSYGNLFWGKVGGCIGETSAFLLLVGALFLLYKRYIGWKIPFAYLGTVALLSWIFAGTDGLFSGKPLFHLLSGGVMLGAFYMATDMVTSPVTFRGRLLFGAGCGVITMIIRLIGGYPEGVCYSILLMNLTVPLLDRSTRPRILGEKK, via the coding sequence ATGGAGCAGGAGCGTTATCTCTCGGCATCGCCACATGTGAGTGACGGGGAGTCGATCCCGAAGATCATGTATGGAGTGGTGCTGGCGCTTTTGCCAGCGGCGGTGGGCGCAGTCTACTTCTTCGGGCTCAAGGCCCTGTGGATTATCTTGATTGCCTCGGCGGCTGCGATTGGCAGTGAGGCGGCAGTACAGGCGGCGTTGCACAAGAGGATCACAATCGCAGATGGCAGCGCGCTGGTCACTGGCATCCTGGTCGCCTTCAACGTGCCGGCCTCTGTTCCGCTGTGGATGCCGGCCCTGGGGGCGATTTTTGGGATTGTCGTGGGCAAGCATGCGTTTGGTGGTCTTGGTTACAACCCCATGAACCCAGCCCTCTTGGGGCGGGCGTTCTTGCTGGCTTCGTGGCCCACGCACATGACGGTCTTTACAGCTGCGCCACGCGGGGGCTCTCTTTCCGGCATTGAGCCTGCTACCATTAGCGCTCTTGGCCTCGATGCGGTGACCCAGGCCACTCCATTGAAGCTGCTCAAGGGAGCGCGTGAAGTCCTGGCCAACTCAGCGGTGGCTGATCCGGCGAAGTACGCTGACTATGCCAAGGCGGTCAATGCTCTGTACGACTCCTACGGCAACCTGTTCTGGGGCAAAGTGGGCGGGTGCATAGGCGAAACCTCTGCGTTTCTCCTCCTTGTTGGCGCGCTGTTCCTCCTCTACAAACGCTACATCGGCTGGAAAATCCCATTTGCTTATCTCGGCACGGTAGCCTTGTTGTCGTGGATTTTTGCCGGCACAGACGGCCTTTTCTCTGGAAAGCCACTATTCCATCTCCTTTCCGGCGGGGTGATGCTTGGTGCCTTCTACATGGCTACCGACATGGTGACTTCGCCGGTCACCTTCCGCGGCCGCCTGCTGTTCGGAGCGGGATGCGGGGTCATTACCATGATCATCAGGCTCATCGGCGGTTATCCGGAAGGGGTGTGCTATTCGATCTTGCTCATGAATCTGACCGTTCCCTTGCTGGATCGCTCGACCAGACCGAGGATTTTGGGAGAGAAGAAGTGA